TGCTGTTAAAAAGCGTATTGAGTTCCACAGCGGGCTGCATACCAGTGTTAAGTGAAGAGATCCATAAACCTCTTATTACAGCAAGAATGAATGAAGCCAGATTTCATCAGCCAATCAACAGTTGCTAGAAATGAATGCATTAAAATGTTTAGGCTTTGAGAACATCATTACATACTTGGCTGAATTCAGAAGGTCTACTGGAGGGTAAGGTAGTTAACATACAGCATGTAGTGATAGGAACCCGTCTCACCTTTTACACACTGGACAGGTAATCTTGCTGCCTGTGTCCAAGCCGTCAAGGATTGCATTGAAGCACTCCTGGTCAAACTGTAGACTCCGTTCATACTCTTGTATGGTCAACTGCTCTGTTCAAGCCCAGAAAACAAAAACCAGCTGTCACTGGCTACTGGCTTAAGACACTTGTCAAGATAAAATTGTTATGGCTATTCAGAGAGCTGGATTTGAGAAATACTGGGTTTGTCAGTATTTCTAACTTGTTTTTCTTTAGGGAATTCTGACTTAATTTTTTACTCATGATGCCCACTGAAAAGAGGATGCTAACCTAATTCTGCCCATTATATCTTCCATTTAAAGATCTCAAAGTAGTTTACAAGCATTAATCAACCGCACCTTACATCTCCCTATCttatagatggggaaacatggattgtgatttgcccaaggtcaaagAGTGTCTAAGCCTGAAGCTTCTGGATCCCAGTCCTATGCTCAGATTATTTCAGAGGATACAAGAGAGGATGTGTGTGCAATCAGGATTGTCATGTGGTCAATGATTCCTCATGGGAAAGTCAAATTAGGGTGAGACAGCCATAAATCAAATACTTTATATATTATCAGGGTTCAGGAACTCTTATTTCATATCAGAGATAACCTTCACATTTTCTATTCTTAATGGAAATACtggagcatttttgaaaatttgcttATCCAGCAATTGGCCTTCCAACCCTTCAGAAGGAAGCTAAAACTCATGTCCTTTGTTGGCACTTTCCACATCCCATGATTTAATTCCCAATTCTTTGGTAGCATTGCTTTGTTACATCTCCAATCACAACCAGCCACCTGCCAGGATCCCAAAGCATCTGAGATCATAGACTTTTAAAAAGAATCTTTTGGAAGCATGAGATTTCTGAGCCAAGAAGAAAGTCCGGCTTCAAATAAATGGATGACAAGGATTTCAGGAAGGTTAAAAATGACTCAGGTTAGGTCTATTAACAGGTcaagatgtaatttttttttgaaaatttacctTGCAAAATCAACTCTTGCTGGATTTCCTCCAGTACTGCTTGTTCATCAGGGTCCTCCCACACCTGAAATGTACATCAATCAGTATTCCTCTCATTAGGCAAGTGGGGGACGGGGGGCATTATTTCATAGCACCAACAGGACAGTATTGTTTTGAAATACACAAACAATCCAGTGTAATCAAACACATGACTGTGCTGACTTTGCAATGACAGTTTCCTGAATTTGCATCATTTGTTTGCAGTTAGCAAGCAGAGGTTTCCAGACTCCTTTGACCAGTTTCCCCTCCTCTGTGAAACAGCTGTTTGTGCATGGACAAGGTAGCAaattctgccccctctccctgttaAGGTCAAACCTCAGCATTTTATCCCCATGCCAAGAAACTACTAGACAAATAACACTAATCTTTCAAAATCAGGCACAAAAACCATCACCCAAAAGTCACAAGAATCTCATGGTTGAGGATAAAAACAGCAAGCAgttaactccggtcatctgaagaagtggactgtgcccacgaaagctcataataccatctatgtgttttgttagtctataaagtcctaccagaccatttgcttgctgtttttttctgtaacagactctctcagctaccccctgaagctcctgaatgGTTGAGGATGGAGATGCAGTTTGTAACATTGGTAGGCAGGGAAGCTGTGTATAGGGCAGATCTGAGATGATGTGCAAGAATCCAGCACACTGACCTGAGACAGCGCCTGCAAAGCCTGCCACTCCTCCTCCATCACTTCCTGCACCAGAGCACCCCTGGCATTGCAATGCACATTCTCCCCAGCCTGGCGATATCGATCCAGCAGCTTGGCACGACTGTTTTTAAGTCTCTCCACACAGCGCTttgagaaaagagaaaataaatgatGCAGGATACATTAGCATCATGTCTTTTCTTTCAGCTGGACTACAGGGCAACCAGATGCTGCGATTTTATAGCTCACAGACATAACTGAAGAAAACGGAACAATTATAGGATTGTAATACCAACATGGTTTGGGGAAGCCCCACCAGCCAGCTGGATGGAACCAGAGACCTAGTCAGGCTCCTAGACCATTAGCAGACAGGACTACAGGAGACCAAGAGCAATTCAATTTGGCTGGGCAGATGGGATCCCAGTTCTCCAGGCAGAAGGTAAGATGGGGGAAAAGGTCTGTATTTTCTACCCAGTCTTTAACATATAGGGACCAAATTTGTATGGTATTTTACTATATTCACCCTCACGTGTGTTCAGATACATACTTGGCTGGCAATTCTTTGGCTTCTTCTGGCTAGACATTATTTGTTTTACCATCAGCCAGCTGTAtatattctcccctccccctccccccgcccctttaaTAATCTGCAGTTGGTGGTAAGGGTGTAGGAGAACTGAGATTAAATCAGAGCCTCACAATATTTATTTCTCAAAGTTATCCTACTGGCTAGAAAAACCTAGGAAACTTATTTTGGAACCCTACAGAGCTTCAGGAGATTTGGGCAGCCAGCCAACCAGAAtagctcccctcccaccccactgccactAAGACACACAGGTTAACATGCAACTCTTCCTTCTGTATAATTTTCAGGGTGCCATTGAAATTAAGCATTGACCAACTCATATCTGTTTGAAAATGGTGTTAGGGAGACATAATGTGTAAGCTTTGGCCTGGGTAGCTAGACCACTTGGATTCGATTCCTACACTTGATAGAAGCCCTGTTTCTCTGGCTGGAAGATGGTGCAAAGCGTACTTAACAGGAATGCCATTAATAGCTTAGCAGGTCTCCCCACCCACTTCCCAGCCGGTGAGCACAGCAATCCTGCCACCGGGCTCGCTCCTGCCAGCAGTAGCTGGCAAAACAGGGGGCCATGCCAagtggagcccccccccttctACTGCATCCAGCCCTGGCAGACAGGGGGACCCGGTGTTAGTGGGGCAGCCCTGATGTTTGAGGCTTGAGCGCAGGCAGGTGCCTCCTGCCTCATTTTGCCCGCTCGCTGCTACCCAGGGGGCTAGAGGAGTCCGGGGCGGGGAAATCGTTACAATGTATCCAGGGCCCGAACGCCGGGCTCCCCCGCGTTCTACGGGGCGGCGCTCACCCGGCGGTAGGTCTCCTTCCAGGGCGGGGCTGCGGGCCCCTTGTAGAGAGCGCGGCGCTGCTGCCCCGGCGCCTCCATGCCGCCAGCCTGGCCGTGGGGCGCGCTGGGACTTGTAGTCCCGCGCGGGGCGCGCTGGGAGCGGTAGTTCCGAGGCGCCCGGCGCGCTGATTGGCTGGCGGCGGCCGGCGCTGTTCCGGGGTGGCGCGATGGCGGCGGAGGACCCGGCGGGCGAGTGGCGGGCGGCGCTGCCGCACcacgccgtgctgtgccggctgcGCGAGCGGGGCGCCCCCGGGCCCGACCCCGGGCCCGCCCGCAGCCTGCTCTTCGGGCTGGGCGCGGACCTGTTCCTGTGGGAGGCGGAGCGCGGCGCCTTCTTCACCCTCAGCCTGCGGGGCCTGAGCGGcggggggggccgcggggctgggccggtaccaggtaccggggggggtctgaggggcggggggccgcggggctgggccggtaCCAGGTACCGGGGGGGGTCTGAGAGgcgggggggccgcggggctgggccggtaCCAGGTACCGGGGGggtctgaggggcggggggggccgcggggctgggccggtaccaggtaccggggggggtctgaggggcgggggggccgcggggctgggccggtaCCAGGTACCGGGGGGGGTCTGAGAGgcggggggccgcggggctgggccggtaccaggtaccgggggggggtctgagcggcgggggggccgcggggctgggccggtaccaggtactgggggggggctgggccggtaCCAGGTACCGGGGGGGGGCCTGAGCGGcaggggggccgcggggctgggccggtaccaggtaccggggggggtctgaggggcggggggggccgcggggctgggccggtaCCAGGTACCGGGGGggtctgaggggcg
The nucleotide sequence above comes from Pelodiscus sinensis isolate JC-2024 chromosome 21, ASM4963464v1, whole genome shotgun sequence. Encoded proteins:
- the RPAIN gene encoding RPA-interacting protein, whose product is MEAPGQQRRALYKGPAAPPWKETYRRRCVERLKNSRAKLLDRYRQAGENVHCNARGALVQEVMEEEWQALQALSQVWEDPDEQAVLEEIQQELILQEQLTIQEYERSLQFDQECFNAILDGLDTGSKITCPVCKRNHLTVTSHLVLCQCGLYISTQGMTEQKLRSLLEDSVTEHGHQCLHNPEFSITSGMDGEANLFMSCPVCDSWTVLL